The Planctomycetia bacterium genome has a window encoding:
- a CDS encoding glycosyltransferase family 87 protein, producing MFPPTTDLEPTPRSTAARLGWPSLFPALFDYGVPLVALLFFTVVGVSFLHEGKESQWIDCYVKASRRLQNAETIHRIEPVAYAYPPAMAMLAAPLANLPDDWSIAAWYAVNVVATCAAFTCAWRLAGGPGLIGFSWKWHAVFWVGVLLSLRFMLAALENHQTDMVIAAFVLAGGCRYWRGNGIGAAVWWGVAAAMKCTPALFGVYLLWRGRWRPALVMASIALSLNFLPDLLWPQPDGGSYAMDWSRTFLSRVGQDAPGAWFSDVLLNQSLAGMVNRVATFGWPWTSAALLDRAVAAPTWPPLLMRGIVYGGSLLLLGLSIRRWGVIGKQPAPVFAYEPPPVGWHKLHVGMDVAMIVCLMLLLSPMSSKAHYAVMILPALFVARRVVERPTRGWLAVVACLIIAGPLTAKGLLGKSLGDLTLAWGLPTWFVVLALLSLWRLRDTAHERHPRQSGIDLTPYSHSAAGKQRLRAA from the coding sequence ATGTTCCCTCCGACCACGGACCTCGAACCGACGCCGCGCTCGACCGCTGCGCGCTTGGGTTGGCCCAGCCTGTTCCCGGCGTTGTTCGACTACGGCGTGCCGTTGGTGGCGCTGCTGTTCTTCACCGTCGTCGGCGTTTCGTTTTTGCACGAAGGCAAAGAGAGCCAGTGGATCGATTGCTACGTCAAGGCGTCGCGACGACTGCAAAATGCTGAGACGATTCATCGCATCGAGCCCGTGGCCTACGCCTATCCGCCGGCGATGGCGATGTTGGCAGCGCCGCTGGCGAATCTTCCTGATGATTGGTCGATCGCGGCCTGGTATGCGGTCAACGTCGTGGCAACGTGCGCCGCGTTTACGTGCGCTTGGCGACTGGCGGGCGGGCCAGGCTTGATTGGCTTCTCTTGGAAATGGCACGCCGTGTTTTGGGTCGGCGTGCTGCTTTCACTGCGATTCATGCTGGCGGCCCTGGAAAATCATCAGACGGACATGGTAATCGCCGCATTCGTGTTGGCCGGCGGCTGCCGTTATTGGCGAGGCAATGGCATCGGCGCGGCCGTATGGTGGGGCGTTGCGGCGGCCATGAAATGCACGCCGGCGCTGTTTGGCGTGTACTTGCTCTGGCGCGGACGTTGGCGTCCAGCGCTGGTCATGGCATCGATTGCGCTTTCGTTGAACTTCTTACCGGACTTGCTCTGGCCGCAGCCGGACGGCGGATCGTATGCCATGGATTGGTCGCGCACGTTTCTGTCGCGCGTCGGGCAAGACGCGCCGGGAGCTTGGTTTAGCGATGTGCTGTTGAATCAATCGCTGGCTGGGATGGTGAATCGCGTGGCGACGTTCGGCTGGCCCTGGACCAGTGCTGCGCTGTTGGATCGCGCCGTGGCCGCGCCCACATGGCCGCCGCTCTTGATGCGCGGAATTGTTTACGGCGGATCGCTGTTGTTGTTGGGCTTGAGCATCCGGCGTTGGGGTGTGATCGGCAAGCAGCCGGCTCCGGTCTTCGCGTACGAACCGCCTCCTGTCGGTTGGCACAAGTTGCACGTGGGCATGGATGTGGCGATGATCGTTTGCTTAATGCTGCTGCTCAGTCCGATGAGCAGCAAGGCGCACTACGCAGTGATGATTCTGCCGGCGCTGTTCGTGGCGCGCCGCGTCGTCGAGCGCCCCACGCGCGGCTGGCTCGCAGTCGTTGCGTGTCTCATCATTGCCGGACCGCTGACCGCGAAGGGATTGCTCGGAAAATCACTGGGCGATCTCACGCTCGCCTGGGGACTGCCGACGTGGTTCGTGGTGCTAGCACTGCTGTCGCTCTGGCGATTGCGCGACACCGCGCATGAGCGCCACCCCCGACAGAGCGGTATCGACTTGACGCCATACTCGCATAGCGCTGCGGGAAAACAGCGGTTGAGAGCCGCTTGA
- a CDS encoding sugar phosphate isomerase/epimerase family protein: MARLSINEMTTFRWPFEVDLARIAAAGIPAVGVWRQKLSDYGEERGLALLKQSGLSVSNLLWAGVFTGSDGGTYRDSLEDTTHAIRLAAAMKAGCLVVYTGARAGHTHSHARRITRDALRKVAPLAADLGVTLALKPMHASFISEWTFLTSVQETLALIEEIDRPGIKVAFDTYHLGHDICLERLREWAPSIAVVHLGDCRALPNGEVNRCRLGEGILPLREIIGALLAGGYRGDFDVELLGEEIETTDYEELVGHSKDAFEKLLDCQPV, encoded by the coding sequence ATGGCCAGGTTATCGATCAACGAAATGACCACGTTTCGTTGGCCGTTCGAAGTCGATCTCGCGCGCATCGCCGCGGCCGGCATTCCCGCCGTCGGCGTCTGGCGGCAAAAGCTGTCGGATTACGGCGAGGAACGAGGGCTCGCGTTGCTGAAGCAAAGCGGGCTGTCAGTTTCGAACCTGCTGTGGGCCGGAGTCTTCACCGGCAGCGATGGCGGGACTTATCGCGATAGTCTCGAAGACACGACGCACGCCATTCGTCTGGCCGCCGCGATGAAAGCCGGCTGCCTCGTGGTTTATACCGGCGCTCGCGCCGGCCACACACACAGCCATGCCCGCCGCATCACGCGCGATGCGCTGCGCAAGGTAGCGCCGCTAGCCGCAGACCTCGGCGTGACGCTGGCACTCAAACCGATGCATGCCAGCTTCATCAGTGAATGGACGTTCCTGACTTCGGTCCAAGAGACGTTGGCGCTCATTGAGGAAATCGATCGACCCGGCATCAAAGTCGCCTTCGACACCTACCATCTGGGACACGACATCTGCCTGGAGCGCCTGCGGGAATGGGCGCCGTCGATCGCGGTCGTGCATCTAGGCGATTGCCGCGCGCTGCCCAACGGCGAAGTCAATCGTTGCCGGCTCGGCGAAGGTATTCTTCCGTTGCGCGAGATCATCGGCGCACTGTTAGCCGGCGGCTACCGCGGCGATTTCGACGTCGAGCTACTCGGCGAAGAAATCGAAACGACTGACTACGAAGAGCTAGTGGGGCACTCGAAGGACGCCTTCGAGAAGCTGCTCGATTGCCAGCCGGTGTGA